A stretch of Rhododendron vialii isolate Sample 1 chromosome 4a, ASM3025357v1 DNA encodes these proteins:
- the LOC131323409 gene encoding uncharacterized protein LOC131323409, with protein sequence MTSENSSKKDPGWKYCEKVDPHNNTKLKCMFCNEVKNGGVSRIKQHLAGGAKRNTAACRRCPPEVREEMREFIRKRDETKSQIKSVPDFDNAMNADDYDYDLDLDDDIIESNPRSKKSSTHGSTTSASIHSKPKKPRNIGPLDTYYTPEPEVVVENRKAKGKQPKIDENEPYKKILKDRAHQAIARWIYDCGIPLNVVNNDSFAPMIEAIGQYGPGLPPPTYHQVRVPLLKKEVEHVNKLMEEHKKDQEQYGCTLMSDGWTDRKNRTLMNLLVNSPRGTMFLKSMDASGIVKDAEMIYELLDGWVEHIGEANVVQVVTDSAAANVAAGRLLEAKRPHLFWSPCAAHCLDLMLEDIFKLPNLKTTWERAIMIHGYIYNRPSLLNMMRQFTQRKELVKPAKTRFATAFLTLQRVYEQKGNLRKMFTSEKWTNSKWAKEQGGKHVEKVMLMASFWRNVLLALKFASPLVKVLRLVDGEVKPPMGYIYEAMDRAKETIANSFNQNNEMYDEVFKIIDKRWESQLHRPLHAAGFYLNPEFFYKDPEACKVPEVIGGLYKCITKLIPNNDTQDLVCADLMKYERAEGLFGNPMAIRQRNTRAPADWWASFGHDTPDLQKFAVKVLSLTCSSSGCERNWSVFEHVSI encoded by the exons ATGACATCTGAAAATTCTAGTAAAAAGGACCCTGGTTGGAAGTATTGCGAAAAGGTTGATCCACACAATAATACAAAGTTGAAATGTATGTTTTGTAACGAAGTGAAAAATGGGGGTGTGTCAAGAATCAAGCAACACCTTGCAGGAGGAGCTAAAAGGAATACGGCGGCATGTCGCCGATGCCCACCTGAGGTTAGAGAGGAGATGAGGGAGTTTATACGTAAAAGGGATGAAACAAAGAGTCAAATTAAGTCTGTACCAGATTTTGATAATGCAATGAATGCTGATGATTATGATTATGACCTTGACCTGGATGATGATATTATTGAATCTAATCCCCGTTCTAAGAAATCTTCTACTCACGGAAGCACAACCTCCGCATCTATTCATTCTAAGCCTAAGAAACCAAGAAACATAGGGCCTCTCGACACTTACTACACTCCTGAaccagaggtggtggtggaaaatagAAAAGCCAAGGGCAAACAGCCAAAAATTGATGAGAATGAACCAtataagaaaatattgaaagacCGGGCTCATCAGGCTATTGCAAGGTGGATATATGATTGTGGGATACCTTTAAATGTTGTGAACAATGATAGTTTTGCGCCAATGATAGAGGCTATTGGGCAATACGGTCCGGGTTTGCCCCCACCAACTTATCATCAAGTGCGAGTCCCTCTTCTaaaaaaagaggtagaacaTGTTAACAAGTTGATGGAGGAGCACAAAAAAGACCAAGAACAATATGGGTGTACGCTAATGAGCGATGGGTGGACTGATAGGAAAAATAGAACATTGATGAATCTTTTGGTGAATTCTCCAAGGGGGACCATGTTTTTGAAATCCATGGATGCGTCTGGAATTGTAAAGGATGCAGAAAtgatatatgaattgcttgatgGGTGGGTGGAGCATATTGGAGAAGCAAACGTGGTTCAAGTTGTTACGGATAGTGCTGCGGCAAATGTGGCGGCAG GGAGGTTGTTGGAGGCAAAACGACCTCACTTGTTTTGGTCTCCGTGTGCCGcccattgcttggacttgatgTTAGAAGACATTTTTAAGTTACCAAATTTGAAGACAACTTGGGAAAGGGCAATAATGATTCATGGTTATATTTATAATCGGCCCTCTTTGTTGAATATGATGAGGCAATTTACCCAAAGGAAGGAGCTCGTTAAGCCGGCAAAAACTCGATTTGCAACCGCTTTTTTGACTTTGCAAAGGGTTTATGAACAAAAGGGAAACTTAAGGAAGATGTTTACTTCAGAGAAGTGGACCAATAGCAAATGGGCAAAAGAGCAAGGAGGAAAACATGTAGAAAAAGTCATGTTGATGGCCTCATTTTGGAGGAATGTGCTCCTTGCCCTCAAGTTCGCATCCCCACTTGTTAAGGTACTTAGATTGGTTGATGGAGAAGTCAAGCCTCCAATGGGATACATTTATGAGGCTATGGATCGGGCTAAAGAAACTATTGCAAATTCATTCAATCAAAATAATGAGATGTATGATGAGGTCTTTAAAATAATCGACAAGAGGTGGGAATCCCAATTGCATCGGCCTTTGCATGCAGCTGGTTTTTACTTAAATcctgaatttttttacaaagatcCAGAGGCTTGCAAAGTTCCAGAAGTCATTGGAGGCCTATACAAATGTATCACAAAGTTGATTCCCAATAATGATACACAAGACCTTGTTTGTGCCGACTTGATGAAGTATGAGAGAGCTGAAGGACTCTTCGGTAACCCAATGGCAATAAGGCAAAGAAATACAAGGGCACCAG CTGACTGGTGGGCCTCATTTGGTCATGACACTCCCGACTTGCAAAAATTTGCCGTCAAAGTTCTTAGCCTTACTTGTAGTTCCTCGGGATGCGAGCGTAATTGGAGTGTCTTTGAGCATGTGAGTATATGA